In Corylus avellana chromosome ca8, CavTom2PMs-1.0, the genomic stretch GTGAACCCccaccctcaaaaaaaaaaaacaaaaaagaaaaagaaaaacacaaatccCTTAGTGAGCAGCAAACGCCAAATACAAGAGAGCCTCGGTTAACAAGTTTATTTAGGAAAAGAGAGATGATAGGTGAATAGGAACTGAACCATGCAGCTAAACCATATAACCAGCTCCATCTTCTACTCTAGAGTGCCCCTTGGAAcccttattttatatgcttaaCTTCCAATATGACCCACTAGTATGATCAGGATCCCTCCAGCTCCAAAGTTGCAGTCAGCCAATTACAAACTTCATCCGTCTCCTCCGGGATTGTATAGTGACCTAACCTGCATCATAACAACATTGCACCTTACAGACTAACtattgagaagaagaagaagcatatcaGAGTCCTTAGTGAAGGTAGTTAAATACCCATTGTAAGATCTAAATGTAAGATTTCGAAATCCAGCAGAGCTTAAGGTCTGCGCTGATCTCTTTCCGTGTTCATATGCAACCACATCGTCACCTGCAACATGAAATTGAATTATATCTCCATTATAGAGAgcgattttttattttcgtgGGTTCATTCTCCAACAGGAATCTTTGATTGAATCCtatcataatttttattgtcaagAGTCCTttgtgttataatattaattaaatgatcaaatttatcatttttctatCCAGCTTAACCTTTTAAGATAACTGGTGATTGAACATATATCAAAGCAAAGGTCCTAAGTTCGAATCTTTTGAGATAAGCAGTGATTTAACACTTTGAAACATTGTTCAACCCAACAAGCATCTTGAACCAATCAACTTATCCAATCATGGTTCATAGAATACATAAGCATCTTGTATCAATCAACTTATTCAATCATGGTGCAGAAGATAAAGAGAATTAGACGTCTACTAAAAAGACTTGTCTTTACCAAATAACCTAGACAATCTATTTAAACCCCACAGGTTGTGTAAGAAAAGCAGTACTGCAGAAACTCTCTAGAGTGAAAATGCTACATTTGTCTATGCACGCACGTGCTCTAAATGTATGGGAGCAGTAAAGCCAAGGTAACTGAGTTTTCATGTATATGCAAGTAATAATTTGCTATTTCATACTGGGTAGACTTAAATAGATGAAAGCACTGTGATTaggactttttttttggattcgTCTCTTTGCATGCTTTGAAGAGGAAAACACAATGGTACACAAAACAGATGTTTGAACTGGACAATCAAGCTATATCACGAAACTTAGatgaaaactaaaacacacggAACACAATTTTACACAATCAAGATATATCAAGAAACCTAGCTAGATGGAAATGTTGAGATGGTAACTCAGTGACAAAACTAGCAATGAGAACACTGGTAGTGACAACATATGAGTTTCCAATGAAAGCTCCAACAAGGATATATATAGTCTGGGTGAGTACTTGTGCGAGAGAAGTAGAAAGCACGAAAGCATGGTTTTCCTCCTACAGAAACAGTTCTATTATGATAAGCAGATTATGGAAGATCTAGAAATACTTATCGTTAAAAGCAATTTTTCACTATTTTGAATCTGAGATTGACCTTAAGCATGTTGACAAAGtagaactttaaaaaaattaaaaaggacaTGTTATATTCAACTTCATATCACTAGAAGTGTTTCAGCAGCTTGGTGGCTTCCTGATATGACTTAAACAGTAAAGAGAGATGACTTGAAATGCTCCCATtagcataaattaacaaaaaaggggaaaaaatccAGTTAAAAATTAACTGAAACCACATCATAAAAACTGATAGATGAATATGGATACCTAGACCATGGCAGAGAAAAATGGGTAATAATGCTGCACGTCTTGCTGCCTCATGCGACCCTTCCACTCGATTCCTCAAGGTCCTATAAACATTAGCTGATATGCTGAACATGTTGCTTAATGACAAAGAGTATGCGGATTATTGATTACAAGGTGGCTTATTGGTGTATTACGCATTtttatgtatacatatatatgataGAAGTCAAACCTTGAACACGGAAGCCAGCCACTAAGACCAACAATTGCGCTTAAGTTGACTCGGTAAAGGTTGCCATTCCCATAGTTTCCTGAAACAAGGCACATGGCAGAGTAGAGCGCGGTTGCAGCACCCATACTGAAGCCCCCAATACCAAGTTTGACTGCACAGTAatggtaaaattaaaattacataaGCTATGCAGTAGTGGTAATGCTCCATAAAACATAATATAATATGTGCCTTGGATATATAGCACTTTCACATATTTATATGCTCACAAGGATTAAATGACAATACTCAGATGCACTGTAAATGCTTCTCAGAAGAGTACAAACCAACTAAACCCCCCGCCCCATGTTTCTGTTCTTCCATCCTCCTACCCACATGAAAGTTGCTGCAAAAGATTAAACTCCCAAGGCTGGgaaggggtaacttcactttagacccctgaattaccaAGCGATTTGAGAAGCCcaccaaactttaaaacctctcaatttggactcatgaactttcaattgcagtcaatttgaacccctccgtcatatttagccattaacttccCTGATTTACccttaaaaagaccaaaatatccctaatttttttttaactttatttttttatttggaattaagggtaaatttggaatttataaaaaaagtcaggACTATAAACGtcattatctcacttttaacgtttaaaatctttttgataaatacttttaacgtttaaaatctaacagaggggttcaaatttattgcaattgaaagttaagggatccaaattgagaggttttgaagtttgtggGGTTTCTctaatcgcgtggtaattcaggagtgtaaagtgaagttaccctttAATTAAACAACTATTTTGCTCctagcttaattattttattaaaattaacaGACTAAAGGACACAGCAGTGATCCTGCAGCTTTCAGCTAATCTGAACAACCTCAATAGACAACAAGGTAAGTGACATTTTCATGAGACTCTTGGAAATCACAGAGGATTAGGTTAGAATACAAAAACATTGAAgaactaaggaaaaaaaaaaatagggatacAGGTGGAGAAGTATCTTGTATTCGCTAAAACCTAATTTTGGGCCAGCTATAAATTTCGGAAGAGAAAACCATTTGGGGGGAAAAGACAAGAATATATTTGAAGCAGTTCATTACACATGATTCACAAACAAGGAATTTCTGAGTTTCTTTTCCTCAATCACCAAATCCATAAGtttctaaattattatttttttataagtaatcgaaatagcATTAAAATCGTAAGGAGCATTAGTATTATTTTGTCAAAACGAGTTTAGTAAATGATGGATCAAGTCACAGAAAGATTCCAAGGAAAGCTTAATAAATAccaactccaaaaaaaaaaaaaaaaaaaaaaaaaaaaaaaaaaaaaaaaaaaaaaaaaattcatgcaaAGTTATCATCAAGGGGGCCGTGGGGGGTGGGTGTCATATAACTCCCACCGCTCCATCCATGGTTGtttacaagaaacaaaaaacaagagtGCCCCGAGGTACAAAAAGACTCATCCATGTTAGCAAACTTATGTTAAAAGCCACTCTAAAAAGGCATGAACTAATCAATGGGACTACCAAGATTAAAACCTGAAAGGAGGGGGGAATCATGCATGAACTAATggacaaaaagacaaaaaaaaatcataaactgATGGACAACAGGATGAAGTGATAAAGAGATAATATAATTCGACCTTGGTTCTTTAACAACTCTTTCCCATAGttttcccaaaatttcaaaactctCTTGGCTTCTCaatttacttaatatatatataaatgagttGGGTTCAAGTTAAGCCACATTACTCaacaattttctattaaatcaaTATTCTGCTGAAACTACAATTAGATACATGTTTCCCTGTAGGCTTATTATGCACACCAAATTTCACAATAATCCAACATCATTTACTATCAAACTTTGAAACTTATTTGTATAGTATATTTAAGAATacaaaaaactataaattttaagACTTAATAGATAAGATTGTTTTAATGGTCAATCACCTTGATATAAGCATGACAGTTATAGGAAAGACATTTAACCTAATGGTGGGACAAAATATTCTTGTAATAAAAAGTCatttaatgttaaattttttgttaaagttgCACCAAGCGTAGCTTGAATCTAACCCTATACAAGTATATATGTCCCCCTTACCTTAAACTCCAAAACTGATATGTCTATTGcatataactaaaaaaaaaagtgttcaaaGCTATCAAGGATTCAAAGGAGAACATACTGTTAGCAGGTTCTGTCGACAGTAGGTTAGCAACATGTGCTGCTGAAGAATCTAATCCCTCCAAGTCATCAGGTGCATCTTCTGAAAAATCTCCAACGTCAAACCCTGATATAAATCACCAAAGCAATTTAAACTATGTTATTCAGAGTTCCAAACagaaaaagtaaatgaaacagTGATTAAACTCATGCGATAGAACCTACAGTAAATTACTGGATATATTTTGAGCATGCACTGCCGGAATATCAAAACTTACAGTCAGCAAGATTTAATGGTCTTTGACGAGaatagaaaaaaggaagaatttTTAAAGCAGCAAATCTTACAAGCAGTGCAGGGAAATCCACCAAATAGTTTCACTGGCCGAGTGGGAGCAGTGGGGCAAATCCATTTGATCTGAAATATTAATTTCAGTAGAGACAGATGATAAATACGCTCTACTAGATATCCAAAGAATTAGGGCTGCTGTGATGCATGTTACATGTACATACTTTGAGAAGCTATTAAGAATCTTGAAAAAAGGCATGCTTATTCTTACATTTGGTAGAGGAAGGGTTTCCAAGAGCTGTGACCAGCTGCAAAACAAAGGATAAATGTAAGATTTCACCTTAGTCACTATTGGCTACCTTCATTTCAACTGAGAACCACACTTGCTAGTATAAACAAATGATAGAATTGAATTGCTGCAGAAGCTTGGAAGCCATACAACCATTTAATAAACACTGAAGGTAAAAATATTAACTATCTAAACTTGGGACCACTTGCAAAGTTGAGAACAAGCCTTAACAAAAATGTTATGCCGCTATAAATGTCTCATCTCAATATGGTATtgtcatatttaaaaaaaaaaaaaatgataattaattacttaagcATTAGTATTATATATGccattaatgaataatatattTCAGTTTGCCAAGTTTAAAGGAAGACCAAGCTAGTGAAAAAGTGGTCCCCCATTTCTAGGCATTGGCATATGAAGTTTTTGGATTCAAGGCTTCCCAGCATAGCTTAGAATCAAGAAGAGAGGACGGAAGAATAtgacaaatagaaatttgttttttagttgACTTCACCATTGCCCTTCCCCATCAAATCAATCAGAATAAGAATCTTCTAGAAAGGGATATAGAGGTCAAGAACTTAGATAAACAACAAACTTCTTCAGCAGAACAAGACAAGACATTGACATTTTCTGACtcccttttgatttttttggataCAAAAGAAGCTCACCACTAACAAAGAAGGCATATGCTcaaggaaaagagaaagggaCGACTCAACCCATATTCTGCTAAAAAAGTATGGAATAGGTTTATTTGGATGTTTATtaaatctcaaaattttcaatttcataatCATTGATCCATGCACGTTGACATAACCATTATTGAGCAAAAGCTTGATAGTTATACCACATCATAATGTTGAGATGACAAGCTATAACTCAAGTACATGTACAATTTCCAAATCCACTTACTAACCAACTTATAAAACACTATAGTATTTcctatacaaaataaataaataaataaaatggagagcAGTAAAGAGAAGAACCATCTTGAAACAATTATAGCAGAATTGCCATCGTCAGAAAGAGTAGATTCAGTAAAGAACTAGCATTAATACCTTGAGCCCTTATCACCAAGGCCATGTAGCCAAACTATAGTGGCTTGGTGCCGCCCTTTGGGCCTCACCACATGAGTCCTCCCGAACTCAAATGTCCTTGTAGCAGTTCCACTGCCTGAAACATTGGAGCAACAAAGTTAAAACCACAAGACCCCGAAGGCATAAAGATGAATTATATGGCTAGAAGCAACAGCATTAGTCTTTACTAACAAACATATGAGCTTTTATACATACACAGCTGACAGAGACATTGGCAGGGATAAAAACTAACCAGAACCTATATTGGAGCTGCCGTAGCTCATTCTTTCTCAGCCAAATGTTTGCTGCAGTACAGGCCACTTGTTGCAATGGTTAAGTTGAGCTCCTGCAATGAAGAAAATCAGCATTGACCAACTCTACTTATAGCCATATGGGAGGGTGAAAAGGGAAATAAAACCCATGAATTTGCATCAGCTATTCCGGCTTACACCAGTTACAGAGTCtgaaaattcattaaaaaaatataaactcaTAGAAAGTGAAAGGcacccagaaaaagaaaagagataaaaagaaTGGGGGCAAAAAAGCAGGAACTCTTTATGATAAAAGAATCCACAAACATATCAAAGCACATCAATGCATAAAATGAGCTTACAGAGTTTTCAGTTTGCAATGCAAACAGTAAGGGAATCTATCGTTGTGGACAGTTTGTAAAGTAAAGCACTTCAACTACAGCAACCCAAGACTATTAAccccatattaaaaaaaattttaaaaaaataaaaaaatttatcccCTCCCAGGCTCCCACAGCTCAAACACACAAAgcatttaaatttattatatactttct encodes the following:
- the LOC132189384 gene encoding acyl-protein thioesterase 1-like, with translation MSYGSSNIGSGSGTATRTFEFGRTHVVRPKGRHQATIVWLHGLGDKGSSWSQLLETLPLPNIKWICPTAPTRPVKLFGGFPCTAWFDVGDFSEDAPDDLEGLDSSAAHVANLLSTEPANIKLGIGGFSMGAATALYSAMCLVSGNYGNGNLYRVNLSAIVGLSGWLPCSRTLRNRVEGSHEAARRAALLPIFLCHGLGDDVVAYEHGKRSAQTLSSAGFRNLTFRSYNGLGHYTIPEETDEVCNWLTATLELEGS